A single Eleginops maclovinus isolate JMC-PN-2008 ecotype Puerto Natales chromosome 5, JC_Emac_rtc_rv5, whole genome shotgun sequence DNA region contains:
- the dctd gene encoding deoxycytidylate deaminase has translation MAEHEEQRAAPLNGDTTRKREDYLEWPEYFMAVAFLSAQRSKDPSSQVGACIVNQENKIVGIGYNGMPNGCDDDLLPWSRSADDRLDTKYPYVCHAELNAIMNKNSADVKGCSMYVALFPCNECAKLIIQAGIKEVVYLSDKYHGTPEMTASRRLLGLAGIQYRQFKPKRTEIVIDFNSINHAAMMNSSTK, from the exons ATGGCAGAACAtgaggagcagagagcagctCCTCTGAACGG cGACACAACCAGGAAGAGGGAAGACTATCTGGAATGGCCAGAGTACTTCATGGCTGTAGCCTTTCTGTCAGCGCAGAGGAGCAAAGACCCGAgctcacag GTGGGTGCGTGTATAGTGAACCAGGAGAATAAGATAGTTGGCATTGGTTACAATGGGATGCCAAACGGCTGTGACGATGACCTGCTGCCGTGGTCCCGCTCTGCTGACGACCGTCTGGACACCAAGTACCCTTATG TGTGCCACGCAGAGCTCAACGCCATCATGAACAAGAACAGCGCCGATGTGAAGGGCTGCTCCATGTACGTGGCTCTGTTCCCCTGCAACGAGTGCGCCAAGCTCATCATCCAGGCTG gtATTAAGGAAGTGGTCTATCTCTCTGATAAGTACCACGGCACACCGGAGATGACCGCCTCCAGAAGGCTGCTGGGTTTGGCAGGCATACAATACAG gCAGTTCAAGCCCAAGAGGACTGAGATTGTCATTGATTTTAATTCCATTAACCACGCTGCAATGATGAACAGCTCTACCAAGTGA